A single genomic interval of Pyrus communis chromosome 5, drPyrComm1.1, whole genome shotgun sequence harbors:
- the LOC137734962 gene encoding uncharacterized protein gives MGGCWSIVLVRGTSSSGRDGDESSSTAKVIYMNASVHEYPVPLNVSEVLEADQSSSLSSSLFICHSDSLYYDSYIPALDSEDPLEANQIYFVLPRSKLQRRLSATDMAALAVRASLALQKINTNASSSSSSFKKEKGNKKENKGSGYRNYKTARISPVIEMNNNKYANSSAEGDGGDLSMNGLTIGGGGSLAYKGQKMMSCSGRGGGSSSVRKLRRYTSRKAKLATRSFRLRLSTIHEGSVL, from the coding sequence ATGGGTGGATGCTGGTCTATAGTCCTCGTCAGGGGGACTAGTTCTAGCGGAAGAGATGGTGATGAATCGTCGTCCACTGCCAAAGTAATCTACATGAACGCAAGTGTCCACGAATACCCGGTTCCCCTTAATGTCTCCGAAGTCCTTGAGGCCGACCAATCGTCGTCTTTGTCTTCGTCTTTGTTTATATGTCATTCCGACAGTTTGTATTACGACAGTTACATTCCGGCATTAGATTCCGAAGATCCGCTGGAGGCCAATCAGATCTACTTCGTACTCCCCAGATCCAAGCTTCAACGCCGCCTCAGCGCCACCGATATGGCGGCCCTGGCGGTTAGAGCCAGCCTTGCCCTCCAGAAAATTAATACCaatgcatcttcttcttcttcctccttcaagaaagaaaagggaaacaaaaaggaaaataaggGAAGCGGATACCGTAATTACAAAACGGCCCGCATTTCTCCGGTGATTGAGatgaataataataaatatgcaaactcgtcggccgagggcGACGGAGGTGATTTGagcatgaatggattaacgatTGGAGGTGGAGGGTCATTAGCGTACAAAGGCCAGAAGATGATGAGTTGTAGCGGCCGCGGCGGTGGGTCATCGTCGGTTAGGAAATTGCGGAGATACACATCGAGAAAGGCAAAGTTGGCTACTCGTTCTTTTAGGCTTAGATTGTCAACCATTCACGAAGGCTCCGTCCTCTGA